The following proteins are co-located in the Spinactinospora alkalitolerans genome:
- a CDS encoding radical SAM protein gives MRRLSSTFQTLILQPTPLCNLNCAYCYICPSSRRTRRDMPLPVAAALASSVQAQESSSMVDVVWHGGEPLAIRRDHFEELVEVFELLRTEGRIRHFIQTNATLIDDGWCDFFTRYEFRVGVSLDGPDSASANRVDWAGKPVFPRIMRGVQALKKHGIDFSVICVVFPETVNEPDALFDFFEDLGAGSVGFNIEEYEGANDSRQSIDAGTVRHFWRTMFARLANGSDLRVREAGKLLGYLAEVKAGSVQDRRRHRSVSSTTATRGTTAVAEDSTTGPPGTTGTSRGRQSGNEGDPRSQGPPPSEDEDAVTAWPFGSPLEREKVSNTEFRGVDLSSHRWKDITVTRCRFSNARFMGLALAGASLSDVLFENCQFDFAVLDRLKVAGDVAFIGCSFKEAAFSNSDLSRAVFDDCTLSGAEFDSTRMQDADLRASNLSGISGLSSLKGVQVTEAQLADLFQALASELELKVTDIDG, from the coding sequence ATGCGACGGCTCAGTTCCACATTCCAAACACTGATTCTGCAGCCCACGCCTCTCTGCAATCTGAACTGTGCGTACTGCTACATCTGTCCATCAAGCCGAAGAACTCGGCGCGATATGCCGCTGCCGGTCGCGGCAGCTCTGGCGTCGAGCGTTCAGGCTCAAGAGTCGAGCAGCATGGTCGACGTCGTCTGGCACGGAGGTGAACCGCTGGCGATCCGTCGCGACCACTTCGAAGAGCTGGTTGAGGTCTTCGAGCTCCTTCGCACCGAGGGACGCATCCGGCACTTCATCCAGACCAACGCCACCTTGATCGACGATGGATGGTGCGACTTCTTCACCAGATACGAGTTTCGTGTGGGAGTGAGTCTGGACGGCCCCGACTCCGCCAGCGCCAACCGCGTCGACTGGGCCGGGAAGCCGGTGTTCCCCCGCATCATGCGCGGAGTGCAGGCACTGAAAAAGCATGGGATCGACTTCTCAGTGATCTGCGTCGTCTTCCCTGAGACGGTCAACGAGCCCGATGCGCTCTTCGACTTCTTCGAGGACCTCGGAGCCGGCAGCGTCGGCTTCAACATCGAGGAATACGAGGGCGCCAACGATAGCCGTCAGAGCATCGACGCGGGAACGGTGCGGCACTTCTGGCGAACGATGTTCGCCCGCTTGGCCAACGGCAGTGATCTGCGGGTGCGCGAGGCCGGAAAGCTCCTCGGCTACCTCGCCGAGGTGAAGGCCGGGAGCGTGCAGGATCGAAGGCGGCACCGTTCAGTCAGTTCGACAACCGCGACACGTGGGACAACCGCGGTGGCGGAGGATTCGACAACCGGCCCACCTGGGACAACTGGAACAAGTAGAGGCAGGCAGAGTGGAAACGAAGGAGATCCGAGGAGTCAAGGTCCTCCTCCCAGTGAAGACGAGGATGCCGTAACGGCCTGGCCGTTCGGCAGTCCTCTGGAGCGCGAGAAGGTCAGCAACACCGAGTTCCGGGGCGTGGACCTGTCGTCGCATCGGTGGAAGGACATCACCGTAACCCGATGCCGGTTCAGCAACGCACGGTTCATGGGACTCGCCCTTGCAGGCGCTTCTCTCTCGGATGTGCTGTTCGAGAACTGCCAGTTCGACTTCGCGGTTCTGGACCGGCTGAAGGTGGCCGGCGATGTCGCCTTCATCGGCTGCTCGTTCAAGGAGGCCGCCTTCTCCAACAGCGACCTCAGCAGGGCCGTGTTCGACGACTGCACACTGAGCGGCGCCGAGTTCGACTCCACGAGGATGCAGGACGCCGACCTGCGGGCCAGCAACCTCTCGGGGATCTCCGGCCTGTCATCACTGAAGGGTGTACAGGTGACGGAAGCGCAGCTTGCGGACCTGTTCCAGGCCCTCGCCAGTGAACTGGAGCTGAAGGTCACAGACATCGATGGTTGA
- a CDS encoding Zn-ribbon domain-containing OB-fold protein — protein MSMGAEMPLTPVVRDDHSAPFFDAAAQGRLLLRYSPGSGAWSEPAALVCSATGAADLQWRQAKGEGELVSWTVVPGRAKDGEPAADAVVGVVEMAEGPWLTLRLVDADGSELRAGLPVRVDFVRPEGGEAVPVGLLAARRD, from the coding sequence ATGAGCATGGGAGCCGAGATGCCGTTGACCCCCGTCGTGCGCGACGACCACTCCGCGCCGTTCTTCGACGCCGCCGCGCAGGGGAGGCTGCTGCTGCGCTACTCGCCCGGCAGCGGCGCGTGGTCGGAGCCCGCGGCCCTGGTGTGCTCGGCGACCGGGGCCGCCGACCTCCAGTGGCGCCAGGCCAAGGGCGAGGGCGAGCTGGTCAGCTGGACCGTCGTTCCCGGTCGCGCGAAGGACGGCGAACCGGCGGCCGACGCGGTCGTCGGAGTCGTCGAGATGGCCGAAGGGCCGTGGCTGACGCTGCGGCTCGTCGACGCCGACGGCTCGGAGCTGCGCGCGGGGCTGCCCGTGCGGGTGGACTTCGTGCGGCCCGAGGGCGGGGAGGCCGTGCCGGTCGGGCTGCTCGCCGCCCGACGGGACTGA
- a CDS encoding ABC transporter ATP-binding protein: protein MIHARGLTRRFKVKRAGVEAVRGLDLDVEAGQLVAFLGPNGAGKSTSLRMLTSLLPPTSGTATVAGCDIVTDPAGVRARIGYVGQKNSAGENYRVRDELVTQGRCYGLTRARAHRRADEVLGLLGLEPLADRKPGTLSGGQRRRLDIALGLVHRPDLLFLDEPSTGLDPHSRAEIWEHILRLRAEYGTTLFLTTHYLEEADSMAERVVIIDNGRIIADGTAERLKSDLAGDRVTVTVGEEPDAARAAEVAARIAAPGGVGTEGTTVRLRVARAGAALPEYLRSLEAIGVKVATAETARPTLDDVFLALTGRSLGDDDSHSDA from the coding sequence ATGATCCATGCCCGAGGACTGACCCGGCGGTTCAAGGTCAAACGGGCCGGTGTCGAGGCCGTGCGCGGCCTGGACCTCGATGTGGAGGCCGGCCAACTGGTCGCCTTCCTCGGCCCGAACGGGGCCGGCAAGTCCACCAGCCTGCGCATGCTGACCTCCCTGCTGCCGCCGACATCGGGGACGGCGACCGTGGCCGGCTGCGACATCGTCACCGACCCGGCCGGGGTGCGCGCCCGCATCGGCTACGTGGGGCAGAAGAACAGCGCCGGCGAGAACTACCGGGTCCGCGACGAGCTGGTGACCCAGGGGCGCTGCTACGGCCTCACCCGCGCCCGGGCGCACCGCAGGGCCGACGAGGTCCTCGGCCTGCTGGGCCTGGAGCCGCTGGCCGACCGCAAGCCCGGCACCCTGTCGGGCGGCCAGCGCCGCCGCCTCGACATCGCCCTGGGGCTCGTGCACCGGCCCGACCTGCTGTTCCTGGACGAGCCCTCCACCGGCCTCGACCCGCACAGCCGCGCCGAGATCTGGGAGCACATCCTGCGGCTGCGCGCGGAGTACGGCACGACCCTCTTCCTGACCACCCACTACCTGGAGGAGGCCGACAGCATGGCCGAGCGGGTGGTGATCATCGACAACGGCCGGATCATCGCCGACGGGACGGCCGAGCGGCTGAAGAGCGACCTGGCGGGCGACCGCGTCACGGTCACCGTCGGCGAGGAGCCGGACGCGGCGCGGGCGGCCGAGGTCGCCGCCCGGATCGCTGCACCGGGCGGGGTCGGCACCGAGGGGACGACGGTGCGGCTGCGGGTGGCCCGCGCGGGCGCGGCGCTGCCGGAGTACCTGCGCTCGCTGGAGGCGATCGGCGTGAAGGTCGCCACCGCCGAGACCGCCCGCCCCACGTTGGACGACGTGTTCCTCGCGCTCACCGGCCGCAGCCTGGGCGACGACGACTCCCACAGCGACGCGTGA
- a CDS encoding ABC transporter permease, with the protein MKFVRDTATVFSREFTPMLREPLGLVFDMAQPLLFLFLFGSLLDGTPGLGGATSWQWFVPGILVMMCLFGPMSAGYNLLVELIGGSTERMLVTPLNRTAMLVGRTLKESVILLVQAVLIIAVALPLGFRLHPAGVLAGLALLIVFGVGLGSLSFVLAIKSQPGGTLFYVVTQMLMFPLLLLSGLLLPVDFGPAWLQVLAGLNPVSHIADAQRALFAGRLFDASVLHGALAACAIAAVGLALGNRAMRRGI; encoded by the coding sequence GTGAAGTTCGTCCGTGACACCGCGACGGTGTTCTCCCGCGAATTCACCCCGATGCTGCGCGAGCCCCTGGGCCTCGTCTTCGACATGGCGCAACCCCTGCTGTTCCTGTTCCTGTTCGGTTCGCTGCTGGACGGGACTCCGGGCTTGGGCGGCGCAACGTCCTGGCAGTGGTTCGTGCCCGGAATCCTGGTCATGATGTGCCTGTTCGGGCCGATGTCGGCCGGGTACAACCTGCTGGTCGAGCTGATCGGCGGCTCGACGGAGCGGATGCTGGTCACTCCCCTGAACCGCACGGCGATGCTGGTCGGCCGGACCCTGAAGGAGTCCGTGATCCTGCTGGTCCAGGCGGTGCTGATCATCGCCGTCGCGCTTCCGCTGGGCTTCCGGCTGCACCCGGCGGGCGTCCTGGCCGGACTGGCGCTGCTGATCGTGTTCGGCGTCGGGCTTGGCTCCCTCTCCTTCGTGCTGGCGATCAAGTCGCAGCCGGGCGGCACCCTGTTCTACGTCGTCACCCAGATGCTGATGTTCCCGCTGCTGCTGCTGTCGGGTCTGCTGCTGCCGGTGGACTTCGGCCCGGCCTGGCTGCAGGTCCTCGCCGGGCTGAACCCGGTCTCCCACATCGCCGACGCGCAGCGGGCGCTGTTCGCCGGCCGGCTCTTCGACGCCTCGGTGCTGCACGGCGCGCTCGCGGCCTGCGCCATCGCCGCGGTGGGCCTCGCGTTGGGCAACCGGGCCATGCGGCGCGGCATCTGA
- a CDS encoding oxidoreductase, whose translation MTTTSNTSAPADRGGAAFPHVFSPIRIGTMRLRNRIMMPPHGSAIGDLWGAEDDAARAIAYWESRARDGASWIDGVRGRIRNPLIPGFEPHGYGAETEGNYRSPLFVERVRRFVSAMHAAGATVTSQLTVIGGVPHAPSQRLGSPLYNFRPHVLSRRDIADYVEEYRFSARRARLAGLDGIELHLNHDDLLEWFLSPHTNHRADEYGGSLGNRARFALEVLEAVRGEIGAGMTLGVRFTMREEAPGGYDAADGVVIARYLESTGLIDFLHLVIGSSWGDPSYIQPQFYEPAQWSDMAAEVRRALTLPIVYTGRVNSVQVAEDVLAAGHADVVGMARAYIAEQNLLTKAREGRLDEIRPCVGGNDCISRAYVERLPFGCAVNPHAAKEVEGPWGRAAEPGRLLVVGGGPAGMELAALAAEGGHSVRLWEAGDGLGGQLRIAAKAPGYDQYARYLDWQVRRLERLGVETRLGFRADADAVVADGADVVAVATGATPHLPPIEGADGDGAVEIRDVLRGAAVGHRVVVVAQDDHLPPLSVADLLSERGHDVTVVYATAQPAELLGRYILGGILARLHRRGVAFRLMEEVTAVRDGGVEVRNVYSGRTEELTGFDSVVLACGGDSDAALYERLRDRIARVHVLGDAFAPRRLVFATRQAHALARTLQE comes from the coding sequence GTGACGACCACATCGAACACCTCAGCCCCGGCCGACCGGGGCGGCGCCGCATTTCCGCACGTCTTCTCGCCGATCCGGATCGGGACGATGCGGCTGCGCAACCGGATCATGATGCCGCCGCACGGCTCCGCGATCGGCGACCTGTGGGGGGCGGAGGACGACGCGGCGCGGGCCATCGCCTACTGGGAGTCCCGGGCCAGGGACGGGGCGTCCTGGATCGACGGGGTCCGGGGCCGGATCCGCAACCCGCTCATCCCCGGTTTCGAGCCGCACGGCTACGGCGCGGAGACCGAAGGCAACTACCGCTCGCCGCTCTTCGTGGAGCGGGTCCGGCGGTTCGTCTCGGCCATGCACGCCGCGGGGGCGACCGTGACGTCGCAGTTGACCGTGATCGGCGGTGTCCCGCACGCCCCGTCGCAGCGGCTCGGCTCACCGCTGTACAACTTCCGCCCGCACGTCCTGAGCAGGCGGGACATCGCCGACTACGTCGAGGAGTACCGGTTCTCCGCGCGGCGGGCGCGGCTGGCCGGACTCGACGGCATCGAACTGCACCTCAACCACGACGACCTGCTCGAATGGTTCCTCTCGCCGCACACCAACCACCGCGCGGACGAGTACGGCGGCTCCCTGGGCAACCGCGCCCGGTTCGCGCTGGAGGTGCTGGAGGCGGTGCGCGGGGAGATCGGCGCCGGCATGACGCTGGGCGTCCGGTTCACCATGCGCGAAGAGGCGCCGGGCGGCTACGACGCGGCCGACGGCGTCGTGATCGCCCGGTACCTCGAATCCACCGGGCTCATCGACTTCCTGCACCTGGTCATCGGTTCGTCCTGGGGCGACCCCAGCTACATCCAGCCGCAGTTCTACGAACCGGCCCAATGGTCCGACATGGCCGCCGAGGTCCGGCGGGCGCTGACGCTGCCGATCGTCTACACCGGCCGCGTCAACAGCGTCCAGGTCGCCGAGGACGTGCTGGCCGCCGGCCACGCCGACGTGGTCGGGATGGCGCGCGCCTACATCGCGGAGCAGAACCTGCTGACCAAGGCCCGCGAGGGTCGGCTCGACGAGATCCGGCCCTGCGTGGGCGGCAACGACTGCATCAGCCGCGCCTACGTGGAGCGGCTGCCGTTCGGCTGCGCGGTCAACCCGCACGCCGCGAAGGAGGTCGAGGGGCCGTGGGGCCGGGCAGCCGAGCCCGGGCGCCTGCTCGTGGTCGGCGGCGGGCCCGCGGGCATGGAGCTCGCCGCCCTCGCCGCGGAGGGCGGGCACTCGGTGCGGCTGTGGGAGGCCGGCGACGGGCTCGGCGGGCAGTTGCGGATCGCGGCGAAGGCCCCGGGCTACGACCAGTACGCCCGCTACCTGGACTGGCAGGTCCGCAGGCTGGAGCGCCTGGGCGTCGAGACGCGGCTCGGGTTCCGGGCGGACGCCGACGCGGTGGTGGCGGACGGCGCCGATGTGGTCGCCGTGGCCACGGGTGCCACCCCGCACCTGCCGCCGATCGAGGGGGCCGACGGGGACGGCGCCGTGGAGATCCGCGACGTGCTGCGCGGCGCCGCTGTCGGGCACCGGGTGGTCGTGGTGGCGCAGGACGACCACCTGCCGCCGCTGAGCGTCGCCGACCTCCTCAGCGAACGCGGGCACGACGTCACCGTCGTCTACGCGACCGCGCAGCCGGCCGAGCTCCTCGGCCGCTACATCCTGGGCGGCATCCTCGCGCGGCTGCACCGGCGCGGCGTCGCGTTCCGCCTCATGGAGGAGGTCACCGCGGTCCGGGACGGCGGCGTGGAGGTGCGCAACGTCTATTCGGGGCGGACCGAGGAGCTGACCGGGTTCGACTCCGTCGTGCTCGCGTGCGGCGGCGACTCCGACGCCGCCCTGTACGAGCGGCTGCGCGACCGGATCGCGCGGGTCCACGTCCTGGGCGACGCGTTCGCCCCCCGCCGGCTGGTCTTCGCCACCCGCCAGGCCCACGCCCTGGCGCGGACGCTGCAGGAGTGA
- a CDS encoding Zn-dependent alcohol dehydrogenase — protein sequence MKAAVLREFDSDLEIEDVDVADPAPDEVLIRVAASGVCHSDRTMQLGAQPLALPLVLGHEAAGVVERVGDDVAYVRPGDRVATCASAFCGVCRWCMRGELQHCEEKKRSRPPGLRPRLSSGDRAVEAFVGLGGFAEQLLVHERTVVRLPDEMPLDRAALLGCAVITGLGAVRRAAKVQAGETVAVIGCGGVGLNVVQGARIAGASRIVAVDRIAGKLDLARRFGATDTVDAGAADPVEAVRELTGGGVDHAIEVVGVAATIEQAFQMLDTMGTATVVGVARPDVEVRIPATDLLLEKRLQGTKMGSTRFRLDIPLYSRLYLDGRLELDALLSDRLPLSDVNTALAGLDNPLGARAVLTF from the coding sequence ATGAAGGCAGCCGTCCTGCGCGAGTTCGACAGCGACCTGGAGATCGAGGACGTCGACGTCGCGGACCCCGCGCCCGATGAGGTCCTGATCCGGGTCGCCGCCTCCGGCGTGTGCCACTCCGACCGGACCATGCAGCTCGGAGCCCAGCCCCTGGCGCTCCCGCTCGTCCTCGGCCACGAGGCCGCGGGCGTCGTCGAGCGGGTGGGCGACGACGTCGCCTACGTCCGGCCCGGCGACCGCGTCGCCACGTGCGCCTCCGCCTTCTGCGGCGTCTGCCGCTGGTGCATGCGCGGAGAACTCCAGCACTGCGAGGAGAAGAAGCGCTCGCGCCCGCCGGGCCTGCGGCCCCGGCTCTCCTCCGGGGACCGGGCCGTCGAGGCCTTCGTCGGCCTCGGCGGGTTCGCCGAGCAGTTGCTCGTGCACGAGCGCACCGTGGTCAGGCTCCCCGACGAGATGCCGCTGGACCGCGCGGCCCTGCTCGGCTGCGCGGTGATCACCGGGCTCGGCGCCGTGCGCCGCGCCGCGAAGGTCCAGGCCGGCGAGACCGTCGCGGTCATCGGCTGCGGCGGGGTCGGCCTCAACGTCGTCCAGGGCGCCCGCATCGCCGGCGCGTCGCGGATCGTCGCGGTCGACCGGATCGCCGGCAAACTCGACCTCGCCCGGCGGTTCGGCGCCACCGACACCGTCGACGCCGGTGCCGCCGACCCCGTCGAGGCCGTGCGGGAGCTCACCGGCGGCGGCGTCGACCACGCCATCGAGGTGGTCGGCGTCGCCGCGACCATCGAGCAGGCGTTCCAGATGCTCGACACCATGGGGACCGCGACCGTCGTCGGCGTCGCCCGGCCCGATGTCGAGGTCCGCATCCCGGCCACCGACCTGCTCCTGGAGAAGCGCCTGCAGGGGACGAAGATGGGCTCGACCCGATTCCGCCTCGACATCCCGCTGTACAGCCGGCTGTACCTGGACGGCCGGCTGGAACTCGACGCGCTGCTCAGCGACCGGCTCCCGCTCTCCGACGTCAACACCGCCCTGGCCGGACTCGACAACCCGCTCGGCGCGCGAGCCGTCCTGACGTTCTAG
- a CDS encoding flavin-containing monooxygenase — protein MAGQRSIDPRRRPPREVDVLVVGAGFSGLYALHRLREAERAVHLVEAADDVGGVWYWNRYPGARCDIESVDYCYSFSDELIQEWDWTERYPAQPEILRYINHVVDRFGLRDGITFGTRVTAAAFDEEADTWTVETDRGDAVTARHVIMATGQLSVAKLPEIPGLDDFAGEFHHTGNWPHEGVDFTGRRVGVIGTGSSGMQSIPHIAEQAEELTVFQRTPHFAMPARNRPLDPDHVADLKSRFAEYREQARDHPGGTHRFLGRESALEVDPEVLRETFEGHWRTGGPDIQASFRDLTTDRAANEKAAEFVRSKIREVVDDPEVAEALSPKGYPFGTKRLVLEIDYFTTFNRGNVRLVDTLATPIERITPGGVRTSEQEYELDALVLATGFDAMTGALLKIDFRGVGGVALKEKWAAGPRTYLGLSTAGFPNLFFIAGPGSPSVISNMLVSIEQHVEWVTDYIEHMFKNGLVRSEAVLEAEDAWVRHVNEVADATLYPVADSWYLGANVPGKPRVFMPYVGGVGRYRRICTEVAADDYRGFRTT, from the coding sequence ATGGCGGGGCAACGCTCGATCGATCCGCGGCGGCGGCCGCCCCGAGAAGTGGACGTGCTGGTCGTGGGCGCCGGTTTCTCCGGCCTGTACGCGCTGCACCGGCTCAGGGAGGCCGAGCGCGCGGTACACCTCGTCGAGGCCGCCGACGACGTGGGGGGCGTCTGGTACTGGAACCGCTACCCCGGCGCGCGCTGCGACATCGAAAGCGTCGACTACTGCTACTCGTTCTCCGACGAGCTGATCCAGGAGTGGGACTGGACCGAGCGCTACCCGGCCCAGCCGGAGATCCTGCGCTACATCAACCACGTCGTCGACAGGTTCGGCCTCCGCGACGGCATCACCTTCGGCACCCGGGTGACCGCGGCGGCCTTCGACGAGGAGGCCGACACCTGGACGGTCGAGACCGACCGGGGCGACGCGGTCACGGCGCGCCACGTCATCATGGCGACCGGCCAGCTCTCGGTGGCGAAGCTGCCGGAGATCCCGGGCCTGGACGACTTCGCCGGCGAGTTCCACCACACCGGGAACTGGCCGCACGAGGGCGTCGACTTCACGGGCCGGCGCGTCGGCGTCATCGGAACCGGGTCGTCGGGGATGCAGTCCATCCCGCACATCGCCGAGCAGGCCGAGGAGCTGACGGTCTTCCAGCGCACGCCGCACTTCGCGATGCCGGCGCGCAACCGGCCGCTCGACCCCGACCACGTCGCCGACCTCAAGTCGCGCTTCGCCGAGTACCGCGAGCAGGCGCGCGACCATCCCGGGGGCACGCACCGGTTCCTGGGACGGGAATCGGCCCTGGAGGTGGACCCGGAGGTGCTGCGGGAGACGTTCGAGGGCCACTGGCGCACGGGCGGACCCGACATCCAGGCCTCCTTCCGCGACCTCACCACCGACCGCGCGGCCAACGAGAAGGCCGCGGAGTTCGTGCGCTCCAAGATCCGCGAGGTCGTCGACGATCCCGAGGTCGCCGAGGCGCTGTCCCCCAAGGGCTACCCGTTCGGGACGAAGCGGCTCGTCCTGGAGATCGACTACTTCACCACCTTCAACCGCGGCAACGTCCGGCTGGTCGACACGCTGGCCACGCCCATCGAGCGGATCACCCCCGGCGGCGTGCGGACCTCCGAGCAGGAGTACGAGCTCGACGCCCTGGTGCTGGCGACCGGATTCGACGCGATGACCGGCGCACTGCTCAAGATCGACTTCCGCGGGGTCGGCGGGGTCGCCCTGAAGGAGAAGTGGGCCGCGGGACCGCGCACCTACCTGGGCCTGTCCACGGCCGGATTCCCCAACCTCTTCTTCATCGCCGGGCCGGGGAGCCCTTCGGTGATCAGCAACATGCTCGTCTCCATCGAGCAGCACGTCGAGTGGGTCACCGACTACATCGAGCACATGTTCAAGAACGGGCTGGTGCGCTCCGAGGCGGTCCTCGAAGCGGAGGACGCCTGGGTGCGGCACGTCAACGAGGTCGCCGACGCGACCCTCTACCCCGTCGCCGACTCCTGGTACCTCGGCGCCAACGTGCCCGGCAAGCCCCGCGTCTTCATGCCCTACGTCGGCGGTGTCGGCCGCTACCGCAGGATCTGCACCGAGGTGGCCGCCGACGACTACCGGGGGTTCCGCACCACCTAG
- a CDS encoding oxidoreductase has protein sequence MQARSETRFEHLFTPVRIGRMELPNRIMATPHASLIGDLWGPDEDGADRNIAYWAERARAGLAWMGGISAALENNLVPGFEPTGVGARVNGVFRLPFFHDRMSRLSEAMHAEGARATAQIIMQGGMPHGPSPAVTAYVANQVSHGLDRGEIAWFVEEYARSAGLARRAGLDGVELHANHDDLIEWFMSPVSNRREDEYGGDLTGRLRFVTEIIGAIRAEVGRDFTLGVRMNLYQALAGGYDAAGAVEIAKALEATGGIDYLSVVVGDNWGAPSYIQPHHYPQAHWADLAGRLRRAVGLPVVYTGRITTAQAGEEVLAGGCADVVGMARAFIADAEVVAKARSGRTREVRPCIGCNECIHRRLVDGLGFACSVNPHAGREVDGPLPRTERPKKVLVVGGGPAGMELSGLLAERGHAVTLWERGPALGGQMLVAGLARENAAYRDFVAWQEGRLQRAGVAVELGREATQRGVAEFGADVVAVATGSVPRAPEIPGARLPFVVEARDVLTGAARVGRRAVVVAMEDHMQPLTVAGFLADRGHRVHLIHPTPGPAPLVGKYTIGSALGALSTAGAEFTPMSRVVGIEPGRVRTRNVYSDVEGEVTGFDSVVIAAGGVADDGLHRELKSTGAGGADVHVLGDAYAPRRITFATRQAHALAALV, from the coding sequence TTGCAAGCACGCAGCGAGACGCGGTTCGAGCACCTGTTCACGCCGGTGCGCATCGGCCGCATGGAACTGCCGAACCGGATCATGGCCACGCCCCACGCGTCGCTGATCGGCGACCTCTGGGGCCCCGACGAGGACGGGGCCGACCGCAACATCGCCTACTGGGCCGAGCGGGCGCGGGCGGGCCTGGCCTGGATGGGCGGCATCAGCGCCGCGCTGGAGAACAACCTGGTGCCCGGGTTCGAGCCCACGGGCGTCGGCGCCAGGGTCAACGGGGTCTTCCGGCTCCCGTTCTTCCACGACCGGATGAGCAGGCTCTCCGAGGCGATGCACGCAGAGGGGGCCCGCGCCACGGCGCAGATCATCATGCAGGGCGGAATGCCGCACGGTCCGTCGCCGGCCGTCACCGCCTACGTCGCCAACCAGGTGTCGCACGGGCTCGACCGCGGCGAGATCGCGTGGTTCGTCGAGGAGTACGCCCGGTCGGCCGGGCTCGCCCGGCGGGCCGGACTGGACGGGGTCGAGTTGCACGCCAACCACGACGACCTGATCGAGTGGTTCATGTCCCCGGTCTCCAACCGCCGCGAGGACGAGTACGGCGGCGACCTGACGGGTCGGCTGCGCTTCGTCACCGAGATCATCGGCGCGATCCGCGCCGAGGTCGGCCGCGACTTCACGCTCGGCGTGCGGATGAACCTCTACCAGGCGCTCGCGGGCGGCTACGACGCGGCCGGAGCGGTGGAGATCGCCAAGGCCCTTGAGGCCACGGGCGGGATCGACTACCTGTCGGTCGTCGTGGGAGACAACTGGGGAGCGCCCAGCTACATCCAGCCGCACCACTACCCGCAGGCGCACTGGGCCGACCTGGCCGGCCGGCTCAGGCGGGCGGTCGGCCTGCCCGTGGTCTACACCGGCCGGATCACCACCGCCCAGGCGGGGGAGGAGGTTCTGGCCGGGGGATGCGCGGACGTGGTCGGGATGGCGCGCGCGTTCATCGCCGACGCCGAGGTCGTCGCCAAGGCGCGTTCGGGCCGGACCCGCGAGGTCCGCCCGTGCATCGGGTGCAACGAGTGCATCCATCGGCGCCTCGTCGACGGGCTGGGGTTCGCCTGTTCGGTGAACCCGCACGCCGGCCGCGAGGTCGACGGACCCCTTCCCCGGACCGAACGGCCGAAGAAGGTGCTGGTGGTCGGCGGCGGACCGGCGGGCATGGAGCTGTCGGGGCTGCTCGCCGAACGCGGGCACGCGGTCACGCTGTGGGAGCGCGGGCCCGCGCTGGGCGGTCAGATGCTGGTCGCAGGGCTGGCGCGGGAGAACGCGGCCTACCGCGACTTCGTCGCCTGGCAGGAGGGCCGGCTGCAGCGGGCGGGCGTGGCGGTCGAGCTCGGCCGGGAGGCGACGCAGCGGGGCGTGGCGGAGTTCGGGGCCGACGTGGTCGCGGTGGCCACCGGCTCCGTCCCGCGCGCGCCGGAGATCCCCGGGGCGCGGCTGCCCTTCGTCGTCGAGGCACGGGACGTGCTGACCGGTGCGGCGCGGGTGGGCCGGCGCGCCGTGGTCGTCGCGATGGAGGACCACATGCAGCCGCTGACGGTCGCCGGGTTCCTCGCCGACCGGGGGCACCGGGTCCACCTGATCCACCCGACCCCGGGGCCGGCTCCGCTGGTGGGCAAGTACACCATCGGCTCGGCGCTGGGCGCCCTCTCAACGGCCGGGGCGGAGTTCACGCCGATGAGCAGGGTGGTGGGGATCGAGCCGGGCCGGGTGCGCACCCGCAACGTCTACTCCGACGTCGAGGGCGAGGTCACCGGGTTCGACAGCGTGGTCATCGCGGCGGGCGGCGTCGCCGACGACGGACTGCACCGCGAGTTGAAGAGCACCGGCGCCGGGGGCGCCGATGTGCACGTGCTCGGCGACGCCTACGCGCCCAGGCGCATCACGTTCGCCACCCGGCAGGCCCACGCCCTCGCGGCCCTCGTCTAG